A window of Aeromicrobium sp. Root236 contains these coding sequences:
- a CDS encoding phosphomannomutase/phosphoglucomutase encodes MIDPRLAEVVKAYDVRGRSPEQLDPALTRALGEAFALETGVAGGGTAVIGHDMRDTSPLLVAAFSDGVRAQGGNVIGIGLASTDLLYFASGDLDLPGAMITASHNPAEYNGIKLCRAGAKPIGYDTGLSAIAEQATELLARTELPEPIGTYEELDALSRYAAYLHEIVPIPDRRRLKVVADAGNGMAGHTVPSVFATLNVELTPMYFELDGTFPNHDANPLDHSTLVDLQATVRKTGADIGLAFDGDADRCFVIDERGDVVSPSAITALIASRALLTTPGATILHNVITSKAVPEIIAENGGTAVRTPVGHSLIKAEMARTGAVFGGEHSGHFYFKDFFLADSGMIAALHVMAALAETDGTVSALMAQYERYVASGEINSTVDDGPAILEELSTTYAELPQDTLDGLTITGDRWWFNVRASNTEPLLRLNVEGDDEETMARVRDEVLAVIRR; translated from the coding sequence TTGATCGACCCCCGTCTGGCGGAGGTGGTCAAGGCGTACGACGTACGCGGCCGCTCGCCCGAACAGCTCGACCCTGCCCTGACCCGCGCCCTCGGCGAGGCGTTCGCGCTCGAGACCGGCGTCGCCGGAGGTGGCACCGCCGTGATCGGCCACGACATGCGCGACACGTCGCCGCTGCTCGTGGCGGCGTTCTCCGACGGCGTACGCGCCCAGGGTGGCAACGTCATCGGCATCGGCCTGGCGTCGACCGACCTGCTCTACTTCGCGTCCGGCGACCTCGACCTGCCCGGCGCCATGATCACGGCGAGCCACAACCCGGCGGAGTACAACGGCATCAAGCTGTGCCGCGCGGGCGCCAAGCCGATCGGCTACGACACCGGGCTCTCCGCGATCGCCGAGCAGGCCACCGAGCTCCTCGCCCGCACCGAGCTGCCGGAGCCGATCGGGACGTACGAGGAGCTCGACGCGCTCAGCCGCTACGCCGCTTACCTCCACGAGATCGTCCCGATCCCCGACAGGCGGCGCCTCAAGGTCGTCGCCGACGCCGGCAACGGCATGGCCGGGCACACCGTGCCGTCGGTGTTCGCGACGCTCAACGTCGAGCTGACGCCGATGTACTTCGAGCTCGACGGCACGTTCCCCAACCACGACGCCAACCCGCTCGACCACAGCACCCTGGTCGACCTGCAGGCGACGGTGCGCAAGACCGGCGCCGACATCGGCCTGGCGTTCGACGGTGACGCCGACCGTTGCTTCGTCATCGACGAGCGCGGCGACGTCGTCTCCCCGTCGGCGATCACCGCGTTGATCGCCTCGCGTGCTCTGCTGACCACGCCCGGAGCGACGATCCTGCACAACGTCATCACGTCCAAGGCGGTGCCGGAGATCATCGCCGAGAACGGCGGCACGGCCGTACGCACGCCGGTCGGCCACTCCCTGATCAAGGCCGAGATGGCGCGCACCGGTGCGGTCTTCGGTGGCGAGCACTCCGGGCACTTCTACTTCAAGGACTTCTTCCTCGCCGACTCCGGCATGATCGCGGCGCTGCACGTGATGGCCGCGCTCGCCGAGACCGACGGCACGGTGTCGGCGCTCATGGCGCAGTACGAGCGCTACGTCGCCTCGGGCGAGATCAACAGCACCGTCGACGACGGACCGGCGATCCTCGAGGAGCTCTCCACGACGTATGCGGAGCTCCCGCAGGACACCCTCGACGGGCTGACCATCACGGGGGACCGTTGGTGGTTCAACGTGCGGGCGTCCAACACCGAGCCCCTGCTGCGGCTCAACGTCGAGGGCGACGACGAGGAGACCATGGCGCGTGTGCGCGATGAGGTCCTCGCGGTGATACGTCGCTAG
- a CDS encoding Trm112 family protein: protein MNLEPALLEILVCPQCRATLAVDDEASELVCSACALAYPVRRDIPVMLVDEARSI from the coding sequence ATGAATCTTGAACCCGCCCTGCTCGAGATCCTGGTCTGCCCGCAGTGCCGGGCCACCCTGGCGGTCGACGACGAGGCCAGCGAGCTCGTCTGCAGCGCCTGCGCCCTGGCCTACCCCGTCCGCCGCGACATCCCCGTGATGCTCGTCGACGAGGCGCGGAGCATCTGA
- a CDS encoding cation diffusion facilitator family transporter, whose product MSTEGGNKAVIAALLANTGIAITKFIAFLLTGFSSMLAESIHSLADSGNQVLLLVGGKRSQREATEEHPFGFGRERYIYAFVVSIVLFSVGGLFALYEAYHKWHEIHEGHDAGLDSKWRLVPLVVLGIAIVLESLSFRTAIVEGNKVRGDQSWWSFIRRAKSPELPVILLEDFAALVGLVAAFLAVSLSLITDNACFDVVGTGFIGVLLIVVAVILAIEVKSLLIGESAGKDAIGRMRSAIESTPGVTQIIHMKTLHIAPEELLVAVKIGIEADATGAGIAEVIDAAERNVRAAEPMAQQVYVEPDVYRADHVPDARPEAPAAPSH is encoded by the coding sequence ATGTCGACCGAAGGCGGCAACAAGGCGGTCATCGCTGCGCTCCTGGCCAACACCGGGATCGCGATCACCAAGTTCATCGCATTCCTGCTGACGGGGTTCTCCTCGATGCTGGCCGAGTCGATCCACTCGCTGGCCGACTCGGGCAACCAGGTCCTGCTGCTGGTCGGCGGCAAGCGGTCACAGCGTGAGGCCACCGAGGAGCACCCGTTCGGCTTCGGCCGCGAGCGCTACATCTACGCGTTCGTCGTGTCGATCGTGCTGTTCAGCGTCGGCGGCCTGTTCGCGCTCTACGAGGCGTACCACAAGTGGCACGAGATCCACGAGGGTCACGACGCCGGCCTCGACAGCAAGTGGCGCCTCGTCCCGCTCGTCGTGCTGGGCATCGCGATCGTGCTCGAGTCGCTGTCGTTCCGCACCGCGATCGTCGAGGGCAACAAGGTGCGCGGCGACCAGAGCTGGTGGTCGTTCATCCGCCGCGCCAAGTCGCCGGAGCTCCCGGTCATCCTCCTCGAGGACTTCGCCGCCCTCGTCGGCCTCGTCGCCGCGTTCCTGGCCGTGAGCCTGTCGCTGATCACTGACAACGCCTGCTTCGACGTCGTCGGCACCGGCTTCATCGGCGTGCTGCTGATCGTCGTCGCGGTGATCCTGGCGATCGAGGTCAAGAGCCTGTTGATCGGTGAGTCGGCCGGCAAGGACGCGATCGGCAGGATGCGCAGCGCGATCGAGTCGACGCCCGGCGTCACGCAGATCATCCACATGAAGACGCTGCACATCGCGCCCGAGGAGCTGCTCGTCGCGGTCAAGATCGGCATTGAGGCGGATGCGACCGGTGCGGGCATCGCGGAGGTCATCGACGCCGCGGAGCGCAACGTACGCGCCGCGGAGCCGATGGCGCAGCAGGTCTACGTCGAGCCCGATGTCTACCGAGCCGACCACGTTCCCGACGCCCGCCCCGAAGCACCCGCAGCCCCGAGCCACTAG
- the mctP gene encoding monocarboxylate uptake permease MctP, whose protein sequence is MNDVDPVALSVFLFFFLLVTVLGFLAARWRKAETLDNLDEWGLGGRSFGTFVAWFLIGGDIYTAYTFIAVPALLYAGNATGFFAVPYTIVLYPIIFIFLPRLWSVSHRRSYVTPADFVQGRFDSRALSLAIAFTGILATLPYIALQLVGIQAVLDVIGFGGEGDNWFKKDLPLFIAFALLAAYTYSSGLRAPALIAFVKDTLIYLVIIVAVIYLPTQLGGWSGIFDSASKAFGSFNKDSADTIASGGAAPKGLIPGIGASQWAYASLSLGSALALFMYPHSVTAVLSTKNRNIIRRNAALLPAYSFLLGLLALLGIAAVAAGIKVDNAQLAIPQLFEQEFSPWFAGLAFAAIVIGAFVPAAIMSIAAANLWTRNIYKAFINPGATDAQEAKQSKLASLLVKFGALLFVLALPKDFAINLQLLGGIWILQTLPAIVIGLYTRWFHRYALLAGWAIGMAWGTIAAYNKPSVGKPDSHFGGSVGPLEVFGIDISDNLIYFGLTALVLNLLVAVIGTFVCRALDVDAGTDDTHPTDYLADAGDPEVVDRLDPLSTPPVD, encoded by the coding sequence ATGAACGACGTCGACCCGGTCGCACTGTCCGTCTTCCTGTTCTTCTTCCTCCTCGTCACGGTCCTGGGCTTCCTCGCCGCCCGCTGGCGCAAGGCCGAGACGCTCGACAACCTCGACGAGTGGGGCCTCGGTGGTCGCAGCTTCGGCACGTTCGTCGCGTGGTTCCTGATCGGCGGCGACATCTACACCGCCTACACGTTCATCGCGGTGCCCGCGCTGCTGTACGCCGGCAACGCCACGGGCTTCTTCGCGGTGCCCTACACGATCGTGCTCTACCCGATCATCTTCATCTTCCTGCCCCGTCTGTGGTCGGTCTCGCACCGCCGGTCGTACGTGACGCCGGCCGACTTCGTGCAGGGCCGGTTCGACTCGCGGGCACTGTCGCTGGCGATCGCGTTCACCGGGATCCTCGCGACGCTGCCCTACATCGCCCTGCAGCTGGTGGGCATCCAGGCGGTGCTCGACGTCATCGGTTTCGGCGGCGAGGGCGACAACTGGTTCAAGAAGGACCTGCCGCTGTTCATCGCGTTCGCCCTGCTGGCCGCCTACACGTACTCGTCAGGTCTGCGGGCGCCGGCGCTGATCGCGTTCGTCAAGGACACGCTGATCTACCTCGTCATCATCGTCGCGGTGATCTACCTGCCGACGCAGCTCGGCGGCTGGAGCGGGATCTTCGACTCGGCGAGCAAGGCGTTCGGGTCGTTCAACAAGGACAGCGCCGACACGATCGCCAGCGGCGGGGCGGCACCCAAGGGACTGATCCCCGGCATCGGCGCCTCCCAGTGGGCGTACGCATCGCTGTCGCTCGGCTCCGCCCTGGCGCTGTTCATGTATCCGCACTCGGTGACCGCCGTGCTGTCGACCAAGAACCGCAACATCATCCGGCGCAACGCCGCGCTCCTCCCGGCGTACTCGTTCCTGCTGGGCCTGCTGGCACTGCTGGGCATCGCCGCGGTGGCCGCCGGCATCAAGGTCGACAACGCGCAGCTCGCGATCCCGCAGCTGTTCGAGCAGGAGTTCTCGCCGTGGTTCGCCGGTCTCGCGTTCGCCGCGATCGTGATCGGTGCGTTCGTGCCGGCCGCGATCATGTCGATCGCCGCGGCCAACCTGTGGACCCGCAACATCTACAAGGCGTTCATCAATCCGGGAGCGACGGACGCGCAGGAGGCCAAGCAGAGCAAGCTGGCGAGCCTGCTGGTGAAGTTCGGCGCGCTGCTGTTCGTCCTGGCGCTGCCCAAGGACTTCGCGATCAACCTGCAGCTGCTCGGCGGCATCTGGATCCTGCAGACGCTGCCGGCGATCGTCATCGGCCTCTACACGAGGTGGTTCCACCGCTACGCGCTGCTCGCGGGCTGGGCGATCGGCATGGCGTGGGGCACGATCGCGGCCTACAACAAGCCCTCCGTCGGCAAGCCCGACTCGCACTTCGGCGGGTCTGTCGGGCCGCTCGAGGTGTTCGGCATCGACATCAGCGACAACCTCATCTACTTCGGGCTGACGGCGCTCGTCCTCAACCTGCTCGTCGCGGTGATCGGCACGTTCGTCTGCCGGGCGCTCGACGTGGATGCGGGCACGGACGACACGCACCCGACGGACTACCTGGCCGACGCCGGGGACCCCGAGGTCGTCGACCGCCTCGACCCGCTGTCCACCCCGCCGGTGGACTAG
- a CDS encoding DUF3311 domain-containing protein, protein MPQHTPPGKGPLIGAGVALAIAIVVPLLVWTYAKADPELWGIPFFFWYQFVLVIGSVVLTSIAYRLVIGHERQRRLAEGRTNGDAR, encoded by the coding sequence ATGCCACAACACACACCGCCGGGCAAGGGTCCACTGATCGGGGCGGGGGTGGCGCTGGCGATCGCCATCGTCGTCCCGCTGCTCGTCTGGACGTACGCCAAGGCCGACCCCGAGCTGTGGGGCATCCCGTTCTTCTTCTGGTACCAGTTCGTGCTGGTCATCGGGTCCGTCGTGCTGACGTCGATCGCCTACCGGCTGGTCATCGGGCATGAGCGGCAGCGCCGTCTCGCCGAAGGACGCACGAACGGGGACGCGCGATGA
- the ahcY gene encoding adenosylhomocysteinase has translation MDYNVADLSLAEYGRKEIDLAEHEMPGLMAMRERYGKDKPLAGARIAGSLHMTIQTAVLIETLVDLGADVRWATCNIFSTQDHAAAAVVVGRDGTPEDPKGTPVFAWKGETLAEYWDEAEKVFDFAEGGPNVLLDDGGDITMLLHLGVEYEKAGSVPSQDSTDNEEFKEVLRVLARSVAAKPQHWTNIAKDIKGVSEETTTGVLRLYDRFREGTLLFPAINVNDSVTKSKFDNKYGCRHSLIDGLNRATDVMIGGKVAVVCGYGDVGKGSAESLRGQGARVIVTEIDPICALQAAMDGYEVKRLESVVETADIFITTTGNFDIIRVEHFEKMKHQAIVGNIGHFDNEINMAGLAKIPGIVKDEIKPQVHQWIFPDGKKLIVLSEGRLLNLGNATGHPSFVMSNSFTNQVLAQIELYSKASQYELGVHVLPKHLDEEVARLHLDALGVELTELTKEQAAYLGVDVAGPYKSDHYRY, from the coding sequence ATGGATTACAACGTCGCTGACCTGTCCCTCGCGGAGTACGGTCGCAAGGAAATCGACCTCGCCGAGCACGAGATGCCGGGACTCATGGCCATGCGCGAGCGCTATGGCAAGGACAAGCCGCTCGCCGGAGCCCGCATCGCCGGCTCCCTGCACATGACGATCCAGACGGCGGTGCTGATCGAGACCCTCGTGGATCTCGGCGCCGACGTCCGCTGGGCGACGTGCAACATCTTCTCGACCCAGGACCACGCGGCCGCTGCGGTCGTCGTCGGTCGTGACGGCACGCCCGAGGACCCCAAGGGCACCCCGGTCTTCGCCTGGAAGGGCGAGACGCTGGCCGAGTACTGGGACGAGGCCGAGAAGGTCTTCGACTTCGCCGAAGGCGGCCCCAACGTCCTGCTCGACGACGGTGGCGACATCACGATGCTGCTGCACCTCGGCGTCGAGTACGAGAAGGCTGGCTCCGTGCCGTCGCAGGACAGCACCGACAACGAGGAGTTCAAGGAGGTGCTGCGTGTGCTGGCCCGTTCGGTGGCCGCCAAGCCGCAGCACTGGACCAACATCGCCAAGGACATCAAGGGCGTCTCCGAGGAGACCACCACCGGTGTCCTGCGCCTCTACGACCGCTTCCGTGAGGGCACGCTGCTCTTCCCGGCGATCAACGTCAACGACTCGGTCACCAAGAGCAAGTTCGACAACAAGTACGGCTGCCGCCACTCGCTGATCGACGGCCTCAACCGCGCCACCGACGTCATGATCGGCGGCAAGGTCGCCGTCGTCTGTGGCTACGGCGACGTCGGCAAGGGCTCCGCTGAGTCGCTGCGCGGTCAGGGCGCCCGCGTCATCGTCACCGAGATCGACCCGATCTGCGCGCTGCAGGCCGCGATGGACGGCTACGAGGTCAAGCGCCTCGAGTCGGTCGTCGAGACCGCTGACATCTTCATCACCACGACGGGCAACTTCGACATCATCCGGGTCGAGCACTTCGAGAAGATGAAGCACCAGGCCATCGTCGGCAACATCGGCCACTTCGACAACGAGATCAACATGGCCGGCCTGGCCAAGATCCCCGGCATCGTCAAGGACGAGATCAAGCCCCAGGTCCACCAGTGGATCTTCCCCGACGGCAAGAAGCTCATCGTGCTGTCCGAGGGCCGCCTGCTCAACCTCGGCAACGCCACGGGTCACCCGTCGTTCGTCATGTCGAACTCGTTCACCAACCAGGTCCTGGCGCAGATCGAGCTCTACTCCAAGGCCAGCCAGTACGAGCTGGGCGTCCACGTCCTGCCCAAGCACCTCGACGAGGAGGTCGCCCGCCTGCACCTCGACGCACTCGGTGTCGAGCTGACCGAGCTCACGAAGGAGCAGGCCGCCTACCTCGGCGTCGACGTCGCCGGTCCCTACAAGTCGGACCACTACCGCTACTGA
- the mtrA gene encoding MtrAB system response regulator MtrA codes for MSYRRTKRDRVLVVDDDASLAEMLTIVLEGEGLTAAVCRSGDRVMAAFGQFKPDVVLLDLMLPGLDGMSVCRQIREKSAVPIIMLTAKSDTPDVVAGLEAGADDYITKPFKNTELVARIRARLRRSDQLAEPLVFGDIVLDPAGHTVTRKGEPLELTPLEFDLLACLLSDPAQVFTRETLLQKVWGYHHPGDTKLVNVHMTRLRSKIEDDAENPQIIRTVRGVGYQAITPPA; via the coding sequence ATGAGCTATCGACGCACGAAGCGTGATCGCGTGCTCGTCGTCGATGACGATGCCTCGCTCGCCGAGATGCTCACGATCGTTCTCGAGGGTGAGGGCCTGACGGCCGCGGTGTGCCGCTCGGGTGACCGGGTGATGGCCGCGTTCGGGCAGTTCAAGCCCGACGTCGTGCTGCTCGACCTGATGCTCCCGGGCCTCGACGGCATGAGCGTGTGCCGCCAGATCCGCGAGAAGTCGGCCGTGCCGATCATCATGCTGACCGCCAAGTCCGACACGCCCGACGTCGTCGCCGGGCTCGAGGCCGGCGCCGACGACTACATCACCAAGCCGTTCAAGAACACCGAGCTCGTCGCGCGCATCCGGGCGCGCCTCCGCCGCTCCGACCAGCTGGCCGAGCCGCTCGTGTTCGGCGACATCGTGCTCGACCCGGCCGGCCACACCGTGACCCGCAAGGGCGAGCCGCTCGAGCTCACGCCGCTCGAGTTCGACCTGCTGGCCTGCCTGCTGAGCGATCCGGCGCAGGTCTTCACGCGCGAGACCCTGCTGCAGAAGGTCTGGGGCTATCACCACCCGGGCGACACCAAGCTCGTCAACGTCCACATGACGCGCCTCCGGTCCAAGATCGAGGACGACGCCGAGAACCCGCAGATCATCCGCACCGTGCGCGGCGTCGGCTACCAGGCGATCACGCCGCCCGCATGA
- the mtrB gene encoding MtrAB system histidine kinase MtrB has translation MRRLARIWRRSIQARVVTSTIVLSALVISLTGWALLRDVAGGLADSRRVAAISEARSGFDYAQTQLDASVETEPATQSQALTQMVDSLTSSRGAKRTYELVLEGPLLTGTGEVPVRSSAAIEEGSLPADLDKAVRSKPGTYWRYSDLALLGSSDTSPSVVVGSQLRAPGTGDTYALFYLFSMEDQQETLDLVRRALLLGGLAMVLMVGGVAWLVSRQVLDPVRLARRIAERYASGNLEQRMHVSGEDDIARLSSSFNQMAASLQSQIRRLENLSRLQQRFVSDVSHELRTPLTTVQMASEVLYDARERFDPQTARSAELLKGELDRFESLLSDLLDLSRFDAGAAKLELDTIDLSQVARSSADDPTLARKGIEVTLIGVDQPAIVEADIRRIDRIVRNLLTNAAKYSGSPRIEIEVSQNESCVSLAVRDFGVGLSGDENLRVFDRFWRADPARTQGGTGLGLAISREDAALHGGTLQAWGRPGEGSEFVLTIPKPEGTAKFPAIQSVFA, from the coding sequence ATGCGGCGTCTGGCCCGCATCTGGCGCCGGTCGATCCAGGCCCGGGTCGTGACGAGCACGATCGTGCTCAGCGCGCTGGTGATCTCGCTGACCGGCTGGGCCCTGCTGCGGGACGTCGCCGGCGGGCTTGCCGACAGCCGACGGGTCGCCGCGATCTCCGAGGCCCGCTCGGGCTTCGACTACGCCCAGACGCAGCTCGACGCCTCGGTCGAGACCGAACCGGCGACCCAGTCGCAGGCCCTCACCCAGATGGTCGACTCGCTCACGAGCTCGCGGGGCGCCAAGCGTACGTACGAGCTGGTGCTCGAAGGTCCTCTGCTGACCGGCACGGGAGAGGTGCCCGTACGTTCGTCGGCCGCCATCGAGGAAGGCTCGCTGCCGGCCGACCTCGACAAGGCCGTGCGGTCCAAGCCGGGGACCTACTGGCGCTACAGCGACCTGGCGCTCCTGGGCTCGTCCGACACGAGCCCGTCCGTGGTCGTCGGCAGCCAGCTGCGCGCGCCCGGGACCGGCGACACGTACGCGTTGTTCTACCTGTTCTCGATGGAGGACCAGCAGGAGACCCTCGACCTCGTGCGGCGCGCGCTCCTGCTGGGCGGACTGGCGATGGTCCTGATGGTCGGCGGTGTCGCCTGGCTGGTGTCGCGGCAGGTGCTCGATCCCGTGCGCCTCGCCCGCCGGATCGCGGAGCGCTACGCCAGCGGCAACCTCGAGCAGCGCATGCACGTCAGCGGCGAGGACGACATCGCCCGCCTGAGCTCGTCGTTCAACCAGATGGCGGCGAGCCTCCAGAGCCAGATCCGGCGGCTCGAGAACCTGTCGCGCCTGCAGCAGCGCTTCGTGTCCGACGTGTCGCACGAGCTGCGCACCCCGCTCACGACGGTCCAGATGGCCAGCGAGGTGCTCTACGACGCGCGCGAACGGTTCGACCCGCAGACCGCGCGCTCGGCCGAGCTGCTCAAGGGTGAGCTCGACCGGTTCGAGTCCCTGCTGTCCGACCTGCTGGACCTGAGCCGGTTCGACGCCGGCGCGGCCAAGCTCGAGCTCGACACGATCGACCTCAGCCAGGTCGCTCGGAGCTCCGCGGATGACCCGACGCTCGCCCGCAAGGGCATCGAGGTGACGCTGATCGGCGTCGACCAACCGGCCATCGTGGAGGCCGACATCCGGCGCATCGACCGGATCGTCCGCAACCTCTTGACCAACGCCGCGAAGTACAGCGGCTCCCCGCGCATCGAGATCGAGGTGTCGCAGAATGAGAGCTGCGTGTCGCTCGCGGTGCGCGACTTCGGCGTCGGGCTGTCGGGTGACGAGAACCTCCGGGTGTTCGACCGCTTCTGGCGCGCCGACCCCGCTCGTACGCAAGGTGGCACCGGGCTGGGGCTCGCGATCTCCCGCGAGGACGCCGCGCTGCACGGCGGGACGCTGCAGGCCTGGGGCCGGCCGGGCGAGGGCAGCGAGTTCGTCCTGACGATCCCCAAGCCCGAGGGCACCGCCAAGTTCCCCGCCATCCAGTCGGTGTTCGCATGA
- a CDS encoding LpqB family beta-propeller domain-containing protein: MMPTRLRAAIAVGALLAVSACAGIPSSGPVTKVADDGGLGESTVRYSPARPAEGASPEQIVRGYLDAMLAYPASSGIATAFLTPAAARQWSPSAGVRVYSSVTVSEPKLAAGEDGETTDKTRNPVEVGTRLFEDARLDQQGHYARSARPSVLSFRLERVDSEWRIANPQAGLLLSRKFFDDYFRPFNLYNFDRPGRRLVPDPVHLVVGDQLATALVTSLARGPAASIAGVSRTYVPPLDSLRPSVPVSDDGVADVQFSADFSVLSESVQDHLSAQIVWTLRQVRDITAVRLAGAATVLSSNGGTTQDIGSWGGYGPSIARGRAYALSDDHVVQIDDDAVKRLSGAWGRDARGAVAIGVSDDGVAGVLAGRNLVRVTDRKGTDARTFAGSRLITPQWDSDGNVWLVDRPGDTTRVRIVDGDGIRTLVTGRLAGLDVTTFALSPDGSRYAVTVRDVVGSSVRVGSVRRDAKDRILGLGSPSTVYTPAASPRSASWSSATELSYLAESQSGRQVYSTAIDGSATSGGLSRGGVLLPDVGANALAVGGGTTANRYATDARGRLWFVAPGGSWQLLPNLKVTGLTYGR; the protein is encoded by the coding sequence ATGATGCCGACCCGCCTGAGGGCTGCCATCGCGGTGGGTGCCCTGCTCGCCGTGTCCGCGTGCGCCGGCATCCCCTCGTCTGGCCCCGTCACCAAGGTCGCCGACGACGGGGGCCTCGGCGAGAGCACCGTGCGCTACTCACCGGCCCGGCCGGCCGAAGGCGCCTCGCCCGAGCAGATCGTGCGGGGCTACCTCGACGCGATGCTGGCCTACCCCGCGTCCTCCGGCATCGCGACGGCGTTCCTCACTCCCGCGGCGGCCAGGCAGTGGAGCCCGTCAGCAGGCGTGCGGGTCTACTCCTCCGTCACGGTCTCCGAGCCCAAGCTGGCCGCGGGCGAGGACGGGGAGACGACGGACAAGACCCGCAACCCGGTCGAGGTCGGCACGCGGCTGTTCGAGGACGCGCGGCTCGACCAGCAGGGTCACTACGCCCGCAGCGCGCGTCCCTCGGTGCTGTCCTTCCGTCTCGAGCGGGTCGACAGCGAGTGGCGGATCGCCAACCCGCAGGCCGGGTTGCTCCTCAGCAGGAAGTTCTTCGACGACTACTTCCGGCCGTTCAACCTCTACAACTTCGACCGCCCCGGTCGCCGGCTCGTGCCCGACCCGGTCCACCTGGTGGTGGGCGACCAGCTCGCCACCGCGCTGGTCACGAGCCTCGCTCGCGGGCCGGCGGCCTCGATCGCAGGCGTCTCGCGCACGTACGTCCCACCGCTGGACTCGCTGCGGCCGTCCGTGCCGGTGTCCGACGACGGTGTCGCCGACGTGCAGTTCAGCGCCGACTTCTCGGTGCTGAGCGAGTCGGTACAGGACCATCTGTCGGCGCAGATCGTGTGGACCCTGCGGCAGGTCCGCGACATCACCGCCGTACGCCTCGCGGGCGCCGCGACGGTGCTCTCGAGCAACGGCGGCACGACCCAGGACATCGGCTCGTGGGGTGGCTACGGCCCGAGCATCGCCCGCGGCCGGGCGTACGCGCTCAGCGACGACCACGTGGTGCAGATCGACGACGACGCCGTCAAGCGGCTCAGCGGGGCGTGGGGCCGCGACGCCCGCGGTGCCGTCGCGATCGGCGTGTCCGACGACGGCGTCGCCGGGGTGCTGGCGGGCCGCAACCTCGTGCGCGTCACGGACCGCAAGGGCACCGATGCGCGTACGTTCGCCGGCTCCCGGCTCATCACGCCGCAGTGGGACAGCGACGGCAACGTGTGGCTGGTCGACCGACCCGGCGACACCACGCGCGTGCGCATCGTCGACGGGGACGGGATCCGCACGCTCGTCACGGGCCGGCTCGCCGGCCTCGACGTCACGACGTTCGCGCTGTCGCCCGACGGCTCGCGCTACGCCGTCACGGTGCGTGACGTCGTCGGCAGCTCGGTCAGGGTCGGCTCGGTCCGGCGCGACGCCAAGGACCGCATCCTGGGCCTCGGCTCCCCGTCGACCGTCTACACACCGGCAGCGTCGCCGCGATCGGCGTCCTGGTCGTCCGCCACCGAGCTCAGCTATCTCGCCGAGAGCCAGTCCGGCCGGCAGGTCTACTCCACGGCGATCGACGGATCCGCGACGTCCGGTGGCCTGTCCCGCGGCGGCGTCCTGCTGCCCGACGTCGGCGCGAATGCCCTGGCCGTCGGCGGCGGCACCACCGCCAACCGCTACGCGACGGACGCCCGCGGCCGCTTGTGGTTCGTCGCACCCGGCGGGTCGTGGCAGCTGCTGCCCAACCTCAAGGTCACAGGCCTGACGTACGGGCGCTGA